A window of the Xiashengella succiniciproducens genome harbors these coding sequences:
- a CDS encoding T9SS type A sorting domain-containing protein has product MKRLFLCVCITILYFSVVEATSYYVSPAGSSNGQGTAASPWNLQTALTSNKVNPGDTIWIAGGTYVGNFIAGLSGREGSPIIYRAVPGQEPILDGNTNNGANEVLRINGSYLWFWGLTISNSASSGNNYYKDGVFFGGANSKLVNCIIRNNGGNGVGFWQTAVNSEVYGCIIYNNGYMGSDRGHGHGIYGQNASLLKIIRDNVLFHSYGVGIHIYSESGSIQGFSIEGNTIFNSGIPGAKFIERNILIGGLQQADRITITGNHIYNRPNYQSKASIQLGYDASNRNAEVSDNKIVDGSLYMIKGWNSLQVLRNSIYARNSQMQLIAFDNFNNITTPLFNNNKYLGGTLAEMNFQVWKTFSKQDANSTYSSSLPTQNEYYVIKNRYEGGRANVVVYNWAKAENMMIDLSTVLSTNSRFSIYDAMNLQAGPVVSGTYSGGAIRIPLNLNSIELPIRADSNRGDLRHTLPEFGVFIVTSVGSLPSGIETPVFEDLPLKIKKCSPNPTVDLLAIEAYSPTQTRLLVNVFDEVGRMVYNEGFNAHIGDNKLVINMATLAGGLYIVTLTDGAYTDTCKILKRDFALNSEKEKEKELPLH; this is encoded by the coding sequence ATGAAGAGGCTTTTTCTCTGCGTTTGTATCACCATACTGTATTTTTCAGTAGTAGAGGCTACCTCCTACTATGTCAGTCCTGCCGGTTCATCTAATGGCCAAGGGACTGCCGCCTCACCCTGGAATCTGCAGACTGCACTTACCAGTAATAAAGTAAATCCAGGTGATACAATTTGGATTGCCGGTGGTACATATGTCGGCAATTTCATCGCAGGCCTCTCCGGACGTGAAGGAAGTCCAATTATCTACAGAGCAGTACCGGGACAGGAACCTATACTCGATGGCAACACCAACAACGGAGCCAATGAAGTGTTGAGAATTAATGGTAGCTACCTTTGGTTTTGGGGACTTACTATTAGCAATTCAGCTTCTTCAGGCAATAACTATTACAAAGATGGAGTCTTCTTTGGAGGAGCCAATAGCAAGCTGGTTAACTGTATTATCCGCAATAATGGAGGTAATGGTGTTGGGTTCTGGCAAACTGCAGTCAACTCCGAAGTATACGGTTGCATTATCTACAACAATGGCTATATGGGTAGTGACCGAGGACACGGTCACGGCATATATGGACAAAATGCCTCCCTGCTCAAGATTATCAGAGACAATGTATTATTTCACTCATATGGAGTTGGAATTCATATCTATAGTGAAAGTGGATCTATTCAGGGTTTTTCAATAGAGGGTAACACAATATTCAACAGCGGCATACCTGGAGCAAAGTTTATCGAACGTAATATTCTGATAGGTGGATTGCAGCAGGCTGACAGAATCACAATTACTGGCAATCACATTTACAACCGTCCCAACTATCAGTCAAAGGCCAGTATTCAGCTTGGCTATGATGCATCCAACCGTAATGCTGAGGTTTCTGACAACAAAATAGTCGACGGCTCTCTGTATATGATTAAAGGCTGGAACTCACTGCAGGTACTGCGCAACTCTATTTATGCACGCAATTCACAAATGCAGCTTATAGCATTCGACAATTTCAATAATATAACTACTCCCCTGTTCAACAATAACAAGTATCTCGGTGGAACACTGGCAGAAATGAACTTCCAGGTCTGGAAGACATTTTCTAAACAGGATGCCAACAGCACATACTCATCCTCCCTGCCAACACAAAACGAGTATTATGTGATTAAGAACCGTTATGAAGGAGGAAGGGCAAATGTGGTGGTTTACAACTGGGCTAAGGCTGAGAATATGATGATAGACCTATCTACCGTATTAAGCACAAATTCAAGGTTTAGCATATACGATGCAATGAATCTGCAGGCAGGTCCGGTAGTCAGCGGCACATACTCAGGAGGAGCTATACGGATACCACTAAACCTGAATAGTATTGAACTCCCGATAAGAGCTGACAGCAACAGGGGCGATCTAAGGCATACACTGCCTGAATTTGGGGTCTTTATTGTAACTTCAGTAGGTTCATTACCTTCCGGTATTGAAACACCCGTATTCGAAGATCTACCACTCAAGATTAAGAAGTGTAGTCCCAATCCAACTGTAGATTTGCTTGCAATTGAAGCCTATTCGCCTACACAGACCAGGCTTCTGGTAAATGTATTCGACGAGGTAGGGCGTATGGTGTATAATGAGGGTTTCAATGCTCACATTGGGGACAACAAACTAGTCATCAATATGGCAACACTGGCAGGTGGCTTGTACATTGTGACACTTACTGATGGAGCATACACTGACACATGCAAAATCCTTAAGAGGGACTTTGCACTAAACTCGGAAAAAGAAAAGGAAAAAGAGCTTCCTCTACATTAG
- a CDS encoding sensor histidine kinase produces the protein MEQQPTLLIITLGITIILQFFAAAVAVKLTKVTKYNLSWILISFGFVIMAVQRLLEFLPFVTEFKPQYFRLFYNWLGAITSLFFAVGVFLIQKIFKYIKETEARTRYQEKALLNAVIQAEERERRRFAAELHDGLGPLLSTIKMSVSSLSTTDVPPNSRAVISNMNVAISEAIKSIQDISNNLSPHILTNFGIAKAIRNFIKKVNQSRGLRVDFVTNVYETRYSPVLEVVIYRSVCELINNTIKHASAKKAVIELYADNDNVRVIYCDDGVGFDTTNLFSGTRDGGAGYYNMLNRVNSMKGKLEVKSGYNQGVNVSITIPLSDDGKHK, from the coding sequence ATGGAACAACAGCCAACGCTATTAATTATTACTTTAGGTATTACCATTATTTTGCAGTTTTTTGCAGCTGCGGTTGCTGTTAAGCTTACAAAGGTTACCAAGTACAATCTTTCGTGGATTCTTATATCCTTTGGATTTGTTATTATGGCAGTTCAAAGGCTTTTAGAGTTTCTACCCTTTGTCACTGAGTTTAAACCTCAGTATTTCCGTCTTTTTTATAACTGGTTGGGTGCAATTACCAGTCTTTTCTTTGCTGTAGGGGTGTTCCTTATTCAAAAGATATTCAAGTATATAAAGGAGACAGAGGCTCGTACCCGATACCAGGAGAAGGCCCTGCTTAATGCTGTAATTCAGGCTGAGGAGCGTGAGCGTAGACGTTTTGCTGCAGAATTGCATGATGGACTGGGACCCCTGCTGTCTACAATTAAGATGTCAGTATCGAGCCTGTCGACAACAGATGTACCGCCTAATTCAAGGGCAGTAATAAGTAATATGAATGTTGCAATTAGTGAGGCAATTAAAAGTATTCAGGATATCTCTAATAATTTAAGTCCTCATATATTGACGAATTTTGGTATTGCAAAGGCAATACGTAACTTTATTAAGAAGGTAAATCAAAGCAGGGGTCTGAGAGTAGATTTTGTTACTAATGTGTATGAGACCCGTTACAGCCCAGTTCTTGAAGTTGTAATATACAGATCTGTATGCGAACTGATAAATAACACTATAAAGCACGCGAGTGCAAAGAAAGCTGTTATAGAACTATATGCAGACAATGACAATGTCAGGGTGATTTATTGTGATGATGGGGTAGGCTTTGATACGACCAATCTGTTTTCTGGCACCAGAGATGGAGGTGCAGGATACTATAATATGCTCAACAGGGTCAATTCTATGAAGGGCAAGCTTGAGGTTAAATCGGGCTACAATCAGGGTGTTAATGTAAGTATAACTATTCCTTTATCTGACGATGGAAAGCACAAATAA
- a CDS encoding alpha-amylase family glycosyl hydrolase has translation MKRILTLLFILVQAVLVRAQVVSTQPALPVENKPVTIVFRADQGTGGLAGYTGDVYAHTGVITSKSTSEADWKYVVTEWGENIAKTKLTQTGANLYQLVIEPDIRSYYGVPEDEEILKLAFVFRSATQVGGSWKEGKAAGGSDIFVDVYKESLKAYISSPLDKALFLPGQGITIQGNGLNAERLRLYLDDVLIKETNDATVTHSFSAPASGSHQLRLEAYMGEDADTHVINFYIRQETEIATRPAGLKPGVNVVDDNTVTLLLQAPGKGYIFVIGDFNEWAPMPDYQMKRDGDYFWLTIDGLEPDVEYAYQYYIDGALKLADPFTTKVLDEQNDKYIPETVYPDLKAFPSEYTSGLASVLTTTPHIYEWKVQNFQVPEKEKLVIYEVLIRDFTDNGDIKTITDTLDYFVRLGVNAIELMPINEFEGNDSWGYNPSFYFAPDKAYGTMNDYKEFIDACHERGIAVIIDMVLNHSYGESPLVQMYLDGSKPAANNPWYNVSHNMQNPDAQWGYDFNHESPYTQELVDLILEYWITEFKVDGFRFDFTKGFTNTPYGPSSWASEYDASRIAILKRIADKVWSVKEDALVIFEHLAENTEEKVLADYGILLWGNMNYNFSEAVMGYHDEGKSDFNWSSYKNRNWNEPNLVAYMESHDEERITFRSRTYGIQVGSYNVRNLKTSLERHQAATVFLLSIPGPKMIWQFGELGYDISIDQGGRLSKKPTRWNYLEVNDRKALWDIYAEMIDLKKKEPIFATNDFTLDVAGQVKRILLNSENNSVRLVGNFGTSIQTVSPGFNSTGKWFNHFAGDSIIVSSLNQEVQVKPGEFIMFTKQKFASFDPASSVGRGASYADKRTSIFPNPFVGDINLRTEEPLKSVEIYDVNGRLVESIADPDAVLNLSRLHPGVYMLYISTKRGSSEVHKLVKTR, from the coding sequence ATGAAAAGGATTTTGACCCTTCTATTTATTCTGGTACAGGCAGTTCTGGTCAGAGCACAGGTAGTATCTACGCAACCTGCACTTCCTGTTGAGAACAAGCCAGTTACAATAGTCTTTAGGGCTGATCAGGGAACTGGTGGTCTTGCTGGATACACAGGTGATGTATATGCCCATACAGGCGTTATTACCTCGAAGAGTACAAGTGAGGCCGACTGGAAATATGTTGTGACTGAATGGGGAGAGAATATTGCCAAGACAAAGTTGACCCAGACTGGTGCTAACCTTTATCAGCTTGTTATTGAGCCTGATATCAGAAGCTATTATGGGGTACCAGAAGACGAGGAAATTTTGAAGCTTGCTTTTGTGTTTAGAAGTGCAACTCAGGTCGGAGGTTCCTGGAAGGAAGGTAAAGCAGCAGGAGGATCTGACATCTTTGTTGATGTTTACAAGGAAAGTCTGAAGGCCTATATTTCCTCACCCCTGGACAAGGCTCTTTTCCTGCCAGGACAAGGGATTACCATTCAAGGCAATGGTCTAAACGCTGAGAGACTTCGTTTGTATCTTGATGATGTTCTGATCAAGGAGACTAATGATGCAACCGTTACACATTCATTTAGTGCTCCAGCTTCAGGAAGTCATCAATTAAGGCTGGAGGCTTATATGGGGGAAGATGCTGACACTCATGTTATAAACTTCTACATAAGACAGGAAACAGAGATAGCTACGCGTCCTGCAGGGTTGAAGCCCGGTGTCAATGTTGTTGATGACAATACAGTGACCTTGCTGCTTCAGGCCCCGGGAAAGGGTTATATCTTTGTAATAGGTGATTTTAATGAGTGGGCACCCATGCCAGACTACCAGATGAAAAGGGATGGGGACTATTTCTGGCTCACTATCGACGGGCTTGAGCCCGACGTAGAATACGCATATCAGTATTATATTGATGGTGCACTCAAACTGGCAGATCCTTTTACTACTAAGGTGTTGGACGAGCAGAATGACAAGTACATACCAGAAACTGTATATCCTGATCTAAAAGCATTCCCGTCTGAGTATACTTCTGGGCTGGCTTCAGTTCTGACAACTACGCCTCACATTTACGAGTGGAAGGTGCAGAATTTTCAAGTGCCTGAGAAGGAAAAGCTCGTAATCTATGAGGTCCTAATCCGGGACTTTACAGATAACGGTGATATTAAAACTATAACAGATACACTTGATTATTTTGTAAGACTGGGTGTGAATGCTATCGAACTGATGCCTATCAATGAGTTTGAAGGTAACGACAGCTGGGGATATAACCCTTCCTTTTACTTTGCTCCTGATAAGGCTTACGGCACTATGAACGACTACAAGGAGTTTATTGATGCTTGCCATGAGAGAGGTATAGCCGTGATAATTGACATGGTGCTTAACCACTCTTACGGAGAGTCGCCTTTGGTACAGATGTACCTTGACGGATCAAAACCGGCAGCTAATAATCCATGGTACAATGTCAGTCATAACATGCAAAACCCGGATGCTCAGTGGGGTTATGACTTTAACCATGAGAGTCCCTATACCCAGGAGTTGGTTGATCTCATACTTGAATACTGGATTACTGAGTTTAAGGTCGATGGATTCCGTTTTGACTTTACCAAGGGTTTTACAAATACACCATATGGTCCGAGTTCATGGGCAAGTGAGTATGATGCAAGCCGTATTGCAATACTCAAACGGATAGCGGACAAGGTGTGGAGTGTAAAGGAAGATGCGCTTGTCATCTTTGAGCATTTGGCTGAAAACACAGAGGAAAAGGTGCTTGCCGACTATGGAATATTGCTTTGGGGAAATATGAACTATAATTTTTCTGAAGCTGTGATGGGCTATCACGATGAAGGCAAATCGGATTTCAATTGGTCATCTTATAAGAATCGCAACTGGAATGAGCCTAACCTGGTAGCCTATATGGAAAGCCATGATGAGGAAAGGATAACCTTTAGGTCGAGAACATATGGAATCCAGGTAGGATCATATAATGTCAGGAACCTGAAAACATCTCTTGAGCGGCATCAGGCTGCTACTGTCTTCCTGTTGTCTATCCCGGGTCCAAAGATGATATGGCAGTTTGGTGAACTGGGCTATGATATAAGTATTGACCAGGGAGGCAGACTTTCAAAAAAGCCGACACGTTGGAATTATTTGGAGGTTAATGACAGAAAGGCTTTGTGGGATATTTATGCCGAGATGATTGATCTCAAGAAAAAGGAGCCAATATTTGCAACAAATGACTTTACTCTTGATGTTGCCGGACAGGTAAAACGAATATTACTAAATAGTGAAAACAACAGCGTAAGGCTGGTAGGCAACTTCGGAACAAGCATACAGACTGTAAGTCCCGGTTTTAATAGTACGGGTAAGTGGTTTAACCATTTTGCCGGCGACAGTATTATAGTAAGCAGTTTAAACCAGGAAGTTCAGGTGAAACCTGGCGAATTTATAATGTTTACAAAGCAGAAGTTTGCAAGCTTTGATCCGGCTTCGTCTGTAGGCAGGGGGGCGTCCTATGCTGATAAACGTACAAGTATATTCCCCAATCCTTTTGTGGGAGATATTAATCTCAGGACAGAGGAGCCATTAAAAAGCGTTGAAATTTATGATGTCAACGGTCGGCTTGTTGAAAGCATTGCCGATCCTGATGCTGTTCTTAATTTGTCCCGCTTGCACCCTGGAGTATACATGTTGTACATCAGTACAAAGAGAGGTAGCTCTGAAGTGCATAAACTTGTGAAAACAAGATAG
- the fumC gene encoding class II fumarate hydratase, which translates to MQYREERDTMGVVMVPADKYWGAQTQRSILNFPIGPAASMPKEIIHAFGYLKKAAALTNQELGVLPQEKAELIARVADEIIEGKLDDQFPLVIWQTGSGTQSNMNVNEVISNRAHVLAGNKLGERKPAIHPNDDVNKSQSSNDTFPTAMHIAAYKTVVTHLIPAVRTLRDTLARKSAEMMDVVKIGRTHWMDATPLTLGQEFSGYVAQLDHGLKALENTLPHLSELALGGTAVGTGLNTPKGYADKVAAKIAELTGFPFVSAANKFEALAAHDAIVESHGAIKRIAVSLMKIANDIRVLASGPRSGIGEIRIPENEPGSSIMPGKVNPTQVEALTMVCVQVMGNDTTITIAGSNGHFELNVFKPVIISAFLQSACLLGDACLAFNDHCAVGIEPDHPRIKEHLKNSLMLVTALNTHIGYENAAKIAKKAHAENTTLKEAALALGLLTEAEFDKWVDPSKMTGLY; encoded by the coding sequence ATGCAATACAGAGAAGAAAGAGATACAATGGGGGTGGTCATGGTACCTGCCGATAAGTATTGGGGGGCACAGACCCAGCGTTCAATCCTTAATTTCCCTATAGGACCTGCTGCTTCGATGCCCAAAGAAATTATCCATGCTTTTGGTTATCTAAAGAAGGCTGCAGCCTTAACTAATCAGGAACTGGGTGTGTTACCACAAGAGAAGGCAGAGCTGATTGCCAGGGTAGCGGATGAGATAATAGAGGGTAAGCTGGATGACCAGTTTCCACTTGTTATATGGCAGACAGGCTCGGGTACCCAGTCTAATATGAACGTAAACGAAGTGATATCCAATCGCGCTCATGTGTTGGCCGGCAACAAGCTGGGCGAGAGGAAACCTGCGATTCATCCCAATGATGATGTCAACAAATCTCAATCTTCCAATGATACCTTCCCTACGGCCATGCATATTGCAGCATACAAGACTGTTGTTACGCACCTGATACCGGCTGTCAGAACACTTAGGGATACTCTTGCTAGAAAGTCTGCTGAGATGATGGATGTGGTAAAAATCGGAAGAACTCACTGGATGGATGCCACTCCATTGACATTGGGACAGGAGTTTTCAGGTTATGTAGCGCAACTTGATCATGGTCTGAAGGCGTTGGAGAACACCCTGCCTCATCTGTCTGAATTGGCCTTGGGTGGAACTGCCGTGGGTACAGGTCTAAATACTCCTAAGGGATATGCAGACAAAGTTGCTGCAAAAATTGCTGAACTGACAGGCTTCCCCTTTGTGAGTGCAGCGAATAAATTTGAAGCCCTCGCAGCTCATGATGCCATAGTCGAGAGTCATGGTGCAATTAAAAGGATTGCAGTGAGTCTAATGAAAATAGCAAATGATATAAGAGTGCTCGCCTCAGGTCCCCGTTCAGGTATTGGTGAGATAAGGATACCTGAGAACGAGCCCGGATCATCCATTATGCCGGGCAAAGTCAATCCCACGCAGGTAGAGGCACTAACGATGGTTTGCGTACAGGTGATGGGTAATGATACTACAATAACAATTGCTGGTTCAAACGGCCACTTTGAACTTAATGTGTTTAAGCCGGTAATAATTAGTGCCTTCCTTCAGTCTGCCTGCCTGTTGGGCGATGCCTGCCTTGCTTTTAATGATCATTGTGCTGTGGGTATCGAACCGGATCATCCCAGGATTAAGGAACACCTGAAAAATTCGCTTATGTTGGTTACTGCACTAAATACCCATATAGGCTATGAAAATGCTGCTAAAATTGCAAAAAAGGCTCATGCTGAGAATACCACACTGAAGGAAGCAGCACTGGCTTTGGGTTTACTGACGGAGGCAGAATTTGACAAGTGGGTTGACCCCTCAAAAATGACAGGTTTGTATTAA
- a CDS encoding response regulator gives MESTNKIRLFLVDDHNLFLNGLKSLLSQLPYYLIAGEAHNGLEFLEHYESAAPDVVLMDISMPKMDGIEASRRALEKTPDLKIITLSMYGDQEYYTKMVELGVRGFVLKDSELQEVDEAIRTVCEGGNYFSEQLLRGLVVARKGNSLEANKDDALSDRELEVLIEICQGLSNSEIADKLFISKRTVEKHRANILLKSGCKNTASLVVFAIRNHLVEI, from the coding sequence ATGGAAAGCACAAATAAGATAAGACTGTTTCTTGTAGATGACCACAACCTTTTTCTTAATGGTCTTAAATCTCTACTGAGCCAACTGCCATATTACCTTATTGCAGGTGAGGCACATAATGGGTTGGAATTTCTGGAGCATTATGAAAGTGCTGCTCCGGATGTGGTACTAATGGATATCTCAATGCCAAAAATGGACGGTATAGAGGCTTCAAGAAGGGCTCTTGAAAAAACACCCGACCTAAAGATAATCACACTCTCAATGTATGGAGATCAGGAGTACTACACAAAGATGGTGGAACTGGGAGTGAGGGGCTTTGTGCTTAAGGATAGTGAGTTACAGGAGGTGGATGAAGCCATACGCACTGTTTGTGAAGGAGGCAACTACTTTTCCGAACAGTTGCTCAGGGGATTAGTTGTTGCAAGAAAAGGCAACAGTCTTGAAGCTAATAAGGATGACGCCTTGTCAGACAGGGAACTTGAGGTACTTATCGAAATTTGCCAGGGACTATCCAATAGTGAAATAGCCGACAAACTGTTTATCAGCAAACGAACTGTCGAAAAACACAGAGCCAATATCCTGTTAAAATCAGGATGTAAGAATACAGCGAGCCTTGTGGTGTTCGCTATCCGTAACCACCTTGTAGAGATCTAA
- the gap gene encoding type I glyceraldehyde-3-phosphate dehydrogenase yields MSKIKIGINGFGRIGRLVFRAAQNFSDVEVVAINDLVEVEYMAYMLKYDSTHGQFKGTVEVKDGHLVVNGKSIRVTAEKDPANLKWNEVGAEYVVESTGLFLDKQSAKGHIEAGAKKVVMSAPSKDDTPMFVCGVNLDKYTKDMQFVSNASCTTNCLAPIAKVLNDKFGIVEGLMTTVHATTATQKTVDGPSKKDWRGGRGAGQNIIPSSTGAAKAVGKVIPELNGKLTGMAFRVPTPDVSVVDLTCRLAKPAKYEEICKAMKEASEGELKGVLGYTEDAVVSNDFLGDTRTSIFDADAGISLNENFVKVVSWYDNEMGYSTKVVELIQHMYKVDHA; encoded by the coding sequence ATGTCAAAGATTAAAATTGGTATCAACGGTTTTGGTCGTATCGGCCGCTTGGTATTCCGCGCAGCTCAAAACTTCAGCGATGTTGAGGTTGTAGCTATCAATGACCTTGTAGAAGTAGAGTACATGGCCTACATGCTGAAGTATGACTCTACTCATGGTCAATTCAAAGGTACTGTAGAAGTAAAGGATGGTCATCTTGTAGTTAACGGAAAGTCTATCCGAGTTACAGCTGAAAAAGATCCTGCAAATCTTAAGTGGAATGAAGTTGGCGCAGAATACGTCGTTGAGTCAACAGGTCTTTTCCTTGACAAACAATCAGCCAAGGGACACATTGAAGCTGGTGCAAAGAAAGTTGTAATGTCAGCTCCTTCAAAGGACGACACTCCTATGTTTGTTTGCGGTGTTAACCTGGACAAATATACTAAGGACATGCAGTTTGTATCTAACGCTTCTTGTACTACCAACTGTCTTGCTCCTATCGCTAAGGTTCTCAATGACAAGTTTGGTATCGTAGAAGGTCTTATGACTACCGTTCACGCTACAACAGCTACACAAAAGACTGTTGACGGTCCTTCAAAGAAAGACTGGAGAGGTGGTCGTGGCGCTGGTCAAAACATCATCCCTTCATCAACAGGTGCTGCTAAGGCTGTAGGTAAAGTTATTCCTGAGCTGAATGGCAAACTTACCGGTATGGCTTTCCGTGTTCCAACTCCTGACGTATCAGTAGTTGACCTGACTTGCCGTCTTGCTAAGCCTGCTAAGTATGAAGAAATCTGCAAGGCTATGAAGGAAGCTTCTGAAGGCGAACTCAAGGGAGTACTTGGTTACACTGAAGATGCAGTTGTTTCAAACGACTTCCTTGGTGATACAAGAACTTCTATCTTCGATGCTGATGCCGGTATCTCTCTTAACGAAAACTTCGTTAAGGTTGTATCTTGGTATGACAACGAAATGGGTTACTCAACAAAGGTTGTTGAACTGATCCAACACATGTACAAAGTAGACCACGCTTAA